A portion of the Edaphobacter lichenicola genome contains these proteins:
- the glgP gene encoding alpha-glucan family phosphorylase — translation MTLPSAPIPPSTLDLSSRTIAYFSMEIALSPALPTYSGGLGMLAGDTLRSAADTAAPMVAISLVHRRGYFRQKLSDIGQQTETEVPWSPETTLPSANQIIALTLQGRQVLVRAWRFDVVGVAGHVIPVFLLDTDVEGNDPWDRKLTDHLYGGDTYYRLCQETVLGLGGVALLHALACRPKVYHMNEGHAALLSIGLLEEQLAGTPLKDATEADIEAVRQQCVFTTHTPVPAGHDQFGVDQMYQVLGHDIGAAIDQFGCLHNGLMNMTYIALRFSRFVNGVAMQHGKVSQQMFPGSKVYSITNGVHAATWLSKHLQELLDEEVPRWRTDNQYFRSVYGIDPARIAAAHNKGKLRLFSTVAKRADHHFNPNVLTLGFARRVATYKRASLLLHDPARLVAIAEKIGGLQILYAGKAHPADTAGKGLIRDVFASAAKLNSSALKIFYIENYDWELGALLTQGVDVWVNTPRRPYEASGTSGMKAALNGVPSLSILDGWWIEGCAENTTGWAIEDGEDEAAEATSLYDKLEKSIAPMYANPGAWARMQQHCIAINGSFFNTHRMLAQYFENSYFPQTSLSTVTLTPLKRRRSKDPLAEPALV, via the coding sequence ATGACTCTTCCCTCCGCTCCCATCCCCCCTTCTACCCTCGATCTCTCCTCACGCACCATCGCTTACTTCTCCATGGAGATCGCCCTCTCCCCAGCCCTGCCGACTTACTCCGGTGGCCTGGGCATGCTCGCTGGCGACACCCTCCGCTCTGCCGCCGACACCGCCGCCCCCATGGTCGCGATCTCGCTCGTCCATCGCCGCGGTTACTTCCGCCAGAAGCTCTCCGACATCGGGCAGCAGACTGAGACTGAGGTCCCCTGGTCCCCTGAGACTACGCTCCCCAGCGCCAATCAGATAATCGCCCTGACCTTGCAGGGCCGTCAGGTCCTCGTCCGCGCCTGGCGCTTCGATGTCGTCGGCGTCGCCGGCCACGTCATCCCCGTCTTCCTGCTCGACACCGACGTCGAAGGCAACGACCCCTGGGATCGCAAGCTCACCGACCACCTCTACGGCGGCGACACCTACTATCGCCTTTGTCAGGAAACCGTCCTCGGTCTCGGCGGGGTCGCTCTTCTCCATGCCCTTGCTTGTCGACCTAAGGTCTATCACATGAACGAAGGCCACGCCGCCCTTCTGTCCATCGGGCTATTGGAAGAGCAGCTCGCCGGCACCCCGCTCAAAGACGCAACCGAAGCCGATATCGAAGCCGTTCGCCAGCAGTGCGTCTTCACTACCCACACCCCGGTTCCGGCTGGCCACGATCAGTTCGGCGTCGATCAGATGTATCAGGTTCTCGGCCACGATATCGGTGCTGCCATCGACCAGTTCGGCTGTCTCCACAACGGCCTCATGAACATGACCTACATCGCCCTGCGCTTCTCGCGCTTCGTCAACGGCGTCGCCATGCAGCACGGCAAGGTCTCCCAGCAGATGTTCCCCGGCTCTAAGGTCTACTCCATCACCAATGGAGTCCACGCTGCCACATGGCTCTCGAAACATCTCCAGGAACTCCTCGACGAGGAGGTTCCCCGTTGGCGCACCGACAATCAATACTTTCGCTCGGTCTACGGTATCGACCCGGCCCGCATCGCCGCCGCCCACAATAAGGGCAAACTTCGTCTGTTCAGCACCGTCGCCAAGCGCGCCGATCACCACTTCAACCCCAACGTCCTCACCCTGGGATTTGCTCGCCGCGTCGCCACCTACAAGCGCGCCAGCCTGCTCTTACACGACCCGGCCCGCCTCGTCGCCATCGCTGAAAAGATCGGCGGCCTGCAAATTCTTTACGCTGGCAAAGCCCATCCCGCCGACACCGCTGGCAAGGGCCTCATTCGCGACGTCTTCGCCTCCGCCGCCAAGCTCAACTCTTCCGCCCTCAAGATCTTCTACATCGAGAACTACGACTGGGAGCTCGGAGCTCTCCTTACCCAGGGCGTCGACGTCTGGGTCAACACCCCCCGCCGCCCCTACGAGGCATCCGGCACCTCTGGAATGAAGGCCGCCCTCAACGGCGTCCCCTCACTCTCCATCCTCGACGGCTGGTGGATCGAAGGCTGCGCCGAGAACACCACTGGCTGGGCTATCGAAGACGGTGAAGACGAAGCCGCTGAAGCAACCAGCCTCTACGATAAGCTCGAAAAGTCCATCGCCCCCATGTACGCCAATCCCGGAGCGTGGGCACGGATGCAGCAGCACTGTATCGCCATCAACGGCAGCTTCTTCAACACTCACCGTATGCTGGCCCAATACTTCGAAAACTCATACTTCCCCCAGACCTCACTCTCCACGGTAACCCTGACCCCACTCAAACGCCGCCGTTCGAAAGACCCGCTTGCCGAGCCGGCCCTCGTCTAA
- a CDS encoding pyridoxal phosphate-dependent decarboxylase family protein codes for MENKLFQTLNEAQRHLDAGFAHLPAHPVPALDEAASTILQQVATRLRDNYPYAHPLYAGQMLKPPHPIARAAYALAMSVNPNNHALDGGRASSAMEVEAVAALAKMFDWPQHLGHLSSGGTFANLEALWAAGQLRPGKAIAASDQAHYTHSRISSVLGLSFVTVPSDTDGRMDLTALEHLLATQAIGTVVVTLGTTAIGSVDPLDQILTLQKKHNFRIHVDAAYGGYFTLAGNLSRETRAAFDAIPHADSLVIDPHKHGLQPYGCGCILFRDPTIGRLYKHDSPYTYFSSKDLHLGEISLECSRAGASAVALWATQQLLPYTHGGAFAQGLESGHTAALNLYELLVKSPHFFTPSTPPQLDIVFWTPSAATPEASSVFAQAIFDESAQNDLHLALAQLPTHFFSPDKWKDREINDEKSTVTCLRSVLMKPEHLLWLDHIWQRLDAAAVQVTTVNTSTEPA; via the coding sequence ATGGAAAACAAACTGTTCCAAACTCTTAACGAGGCTCAGCGGCATCTGGATGCAGGATTCGCTCATCTCCCGGCACATCCCGTTCCCGCACTGGACGAAGCCGCATCCACCATCCTCCAGCAAGTCGCGACCCGCCTCCGCGACAACTACCCCTACGCGCATCCTCTCTACGCCGGCCAGATGTTGAAGCCGCCCCACCCCATCGCTCGTGCCGCTTACGCACTGGCCATGTCCGTCAATCCCAACAACCATGCCCTCGACGGCGGCCGGGCTAGTTCTGCCATGGAAGTCGAAGCCGTAGCTGCCCTCGCAAAGATGTTCGACTGGCCCCAGCATCTCGGCCATCTCTCCAGCGGCGGCACCTTTGCCAACCTCGAAGCCCTCTGGGCGGCCGGACAACTCAGGCCCGGAAAGGCTATCGCCGCCTCAGACCAGGCCCACTACACCCACAGCCGCATCTCGAGCGTTCTCGGCCTGTCCTTCGTCACCGTCCCATCCGACACCGACGGCCGCATGGATCTCACTGCCCTAGAGCATCTCCTCGCAACCCAAGCCATAGGAACCGTTGTCGTCACCCTCGGCACCACAGCCATCGGCTCAGTCGATCCCCTCGATCAGATCCTCACCCTTCAGAAAAAACACAACTTCCGCATCCATGTCGATGCAGCCTATGGCGGCTACTTCACCCTCGCCGGCAACCTCTCCCGCGAAACCCGCGCCGCCTTTGACGCCATCCCCCACGCCGACTCCCTCGTCATTGACCCCCATAAGCATGGCCTCCAACCCTATGGTTGCGGCTGCATCCTCTTCCGCGACCCCACCATCGGCCGCCTCTACAAACACGATTCCCCTTACACGTACTTCTCCTCCAAAGATCTCCACCTCGGTGAGATTTCCCTCGAGTGCTCCCGTGCAGGCGCATCTGCTGTAGCACTTTGGGCTACCCAGCAACTCCTCCCCTACACCCACGGTGGCGCATTCGCCCAAGGCCTCGAATCCGGCCACACCGCGGCTCTCAATCTCTATGAGCTCCTAGTCAAGTCCCCCCACTTCTTTACCCCATCTACCCCTCCGCAACTTGACATCGTCTTCTGGACTCCCAGCGCCGCGACCCCCGAAGCTTCCTCCGTCTTTGCACAGGCAATCTTCGATGAATCGGCCCAAAATGATCTCCACCTTGCTCTTGCGCAACTTCCGACTCATTTTTTTTCACCTGATAAATGGAAAGATCGAGAAATAAATGACGAGAAATCCACAGTCACCTGTTTGCGCTCAGTTCTCATGAAGCCCGAACATCTCCTTTGGTTAGACCACATATGGCAGCGCCTCGATGCCGCCGCCGTCCAGGTCACCACAGTCAATACCTCCACAGAACCAGCGTGA
- a CDS encoding sensor domain-containing diguanylate cyclase, with protein MLSLPSVASSDRVPLKPSRVIPLLAICAVGAVAFTCAGGFIVYTNTQHLISTRNWLDHSHSVLTSLQTEAQRLDRVSYEIQLYEATGDKADKLAAQTAAVSLHAGALNLESLQNDNPSQMRHLQELDSEVRDLNQAIDGIERPGVVPERLIQDCRRTINAEQEEERGLLRQRSDESQDSRDRSLLSGAGYLGFSLFVVIALFAFLLRDAVRRRSFERQISDANDQLEATIEELERRGAEAILLKEARDELQLCVTAKEAQECAVRHFRELVPGSCGATLIINNSRSMLEMAATWNDPAALADAFEMDACCGLRAGRLRWRRPGQSELHCSHFVGSPPDNYVCIPLAAQGDTLGFVFLSFPTREIAGLAGRRMQMVQEMVELASMAIAGLNLRAKLESQSIRDGLTSLFNRHFMEIALEREVQRAARRHTSLAVLMLDVDHFKVFNDTFGHEAGDMVLRRIAECFQQTIRSEDIVCRYGGEEFVILLPEITEELALAKANTIRHNVSGLRMKLKEEALRSVSVSIGLAMYPAPARDATDLLRMADHALYDAKRGGRDRVVVARASFDSSGDKELTTQNRTLDPNELNPVSI; from the coding sequence ATGCTGAGTTTACCCTCCGTTGCTTCAAGTGATCGCGTGCCGCTTAAACCAAGCCGTGTGATTCCGCTTTTGGCTATTTGTGCGGTAGGAGCAGTCGCTTTCACTTGTGCAGGCGGCTTTATTGTCTACACGAACACCCAACATCTCATCTCAACCCGCAACTGGCTGGATCATTCGCATAGCGTCCTGACGAGTCTGCAGACTGAAGCGCAGCGACTGGACCGAGTTAGTTACGAGATTCAGTTGTACGAGGCAACGGGAGATAAGGCAGATAAGCTTGCTGCGCAAACCGCCGCTGTGTCGTTGCATGCCGGAGCGTTGAACCTTGAGAGCCTACAGAATGACAATCCATCACAGATGAGGCATCTGCAGGAGCTGGATTCTGAGGTGCGCGATTTGAACCAGGCGATTGATGGAATTGAACGGCCAGGAGTAGTGCCGGAGCGACTGATCCAGGATTGTCGCCGCACGATCAACGCAGAGCAGGAGGAGGAACGGGGACTGCTCCGACAACGTTCGGATGAGTCGCAGGATAGCCGGGATCGGAGTCTCCTATCAGGGGCTGGGTATTTAGGATTTTCGCTGTTCGTCGTAATTGCGCTCTTTGCATTTCTTCTGAGAGACGCTGTGCGGCGGAGGTCTTTTGAAAGACAGATTTCGGATGCAAACGACCAGTTAGAAGCAACAATTGAAGAGCTGGAACGGCGAGGTGCCGAAGCGATTTTGCTGAAGGAAGCTCGCGATGAACTGCAGTTGTGCGTCACCGCGAAGGAGGCCCAAGAGTGCGCCGTGCGACACTTCCGGGAGCTTGTGCCAGGCAGTTGCGGAGCTACTCTCATCATCAACAATTCGCGGAGCATGCTTGAGATGGCAGCGACGTGGAACGATCCGGCCGCATTGGCTGATGCGTTTGAGATGGACGCCTGTTGCGGTCTACGGGCGGGAAGATTGCGATGGCGGAGGCCGGGACAGTCGGAGCTTCACTGTAGCCATTTCGTAGGCTCTCCGCCGGATAACTACGTCTGCATTCCGCTCGCAGCGCAAGGGGACACGCTTGGGTTTGTGTTTCTTTCTTTTCCAACCAGGGAGATCGCCGGCCTTGCCGGCCGACGCATGCAGATGGTCCAGGAGATGGTGGAACTGGCTTCGATGGCGATCGCCGGGTTGAACCTGAGAGCGAAGCTGGAGAGCCAGTCGATTCGCGATGGACTGACGAGCTTGTTCAATCGCCACTTTATGGAGATTGCATTGGAACGCGAGGTACAACGTGCCGCTCGACGCCATACGTCGCTCGCAGTGCTCATGCTGGATGTGGATCACTTCAAGGTCTTCAACGATACGTTCGGCCATGAAGCGGGCGATATGGTATTGCGTAGGATTGCCGAGTGCTTTCAGCAAACGATACGGAGTGAAGATATTGTGTGTCGCTACGGCGGCGAGGAGTTTGTCATTCTTCTTCCAGAGATTACTGAGGAGCTTGCGTTGGCAAAGGCCAACACGATACGGCATAACGTGAGCGGTCTGCGCATGAAACTGAAAGAAGAGGCCCTGCGCTCTGTCTCTGTATCGATCGGCCTGGCAATGTATCCTGCGCCAGCAAGAGACGCCACCGATCTTCTGCGAATGGCGGACCACGCTCTGTATGACGCGAAACGTGGAGGACGCGACCGCGTGGTAGTTGCACGGGCGTCCTTCGACAGCTCTGGAGATAAGGAACTCACGACGCAGAATCGGACTTTGGACCCAAACGAGTTGAACCCTGTTTCGATCTAA
- a CDS encoding adenosine deaminase family protein: MLFRLRGNTPAFLLLIFSFVVIAPSRVSAQPSASTAPKATAQAPTPREQRAIKAFSSAKQNPLLLNAFIARMPKGADLHMHLTGAVYAETFIKNGAADLLCVDPATHSFFKPTATTRSIPPQPVCGDGNVRAESAFQDQKLYDALVDSFSMRAFVPSAGISGHDQFFATFRRFDSVSNSHIGEWLDEVASRAAAQNEQYLEVMETPIFSKVTNIVSHIDWPSTPVDPSQNRTGDATGTTRQDLSHLRDTLLSSGLRDEVAVDRKELDDALDTRNNIENCGQPSARSACSVKVRFLYQVLRAFPPQHVFAQMLLAFEVASVDPRVVGINLVQPEDGYVSMSEYHRQMLMLDYLHSVYPHVHIALHAGEIALGLVPPDGLRFHIREAVDLGHAERIGHGVDVMYENEPQALLKELAERHIMVEINLTSNDVILGVSAPWHPLPNYRAAGVPVALSTDDEGVSRIDLTHEYTRAAIEFDLSYLDLKSSARTGLEHSFLPGASLWQQPDKFTQAVSACLGQPLGSPNPTSKCLSFLQSSEKAAQQWELEHRYDLFESSLP; encoded by the coding sequence ATGCTCTTTCGACTCCGCGGCAATACCCCTGCTTTCCTCCTACTCATCTTTTCTTTCGTTGTCATTGCCCCCTCGCGAGTTTCAGCGCAGCCCTCAGCCTCGACCGCTCCCAAAGCAACGGCCCAGGCCCCGACACCCCGCGAACAACGTGCTATTAAGGCATTTAGCAGCGCAAAGCAGAACCCGCTTCTGCTTAACGCCTTCATCGCCCGCATGCCCAAGGGCGCAGACTTACACATGCACCTCACTGGCGCAGTCTATGCTGAAACATTTATCAAGAACGGCGCTGCTGATCTCCTCTGTGTCGACCCTGCCACTCACAGCTTCTTTAAGCCGACGGCGACCACCCGCAGTATTCCGCCACAACCTGTCTGCGGTGACGGCAACGTCCGCGCCGAGAGCGCCTTCCAGGACCAAAAGCTATACGACGCGTTAGTCGACTCGTTCTCCATGCGCGCCTTCGTTCCCAGTGCTGGCATCAGCGGCCACGATCAGTTCTTTGCCACGTTCAGAAGGTTTGACAGCGTCAGCAACTCCCATATCGGCGAATGGCTCGACGAAGTCGCGTCACGAGCCGCGGCACAGAACGAGCAATATCTCGAGGTTATGGAAACCCCCATCTTTTCCAAAGTAACGAACATCGTCTCTCACATTGATTGGCCAAGTACGCCAGTCGATCCGTCGCAAAACCGTACCGGTGACGCTACTGGTACCACTCGCCAAGATCTCAGCCACCTCCGTGACACTCTCCTCTCCTCCGGCCTTCGCGACGAGGTCGCCGTCGATCGCAAAGAGTTGGATGACGCCCTCGACACTCGCAACAACATTGAAAACTGTGGGCAGCCGAGCGCCCGGTCGGCCTGCTCAGTCAAGGTTCGCTTTCTTTACCAGGTTCTTCGTGCCTTCCCTCCGCAACATGTCTTTGCTCAGATGCTTCTCGCCTTCGAGGTTGCCTCAGTCGATCCTCGGGTCGTCGGTATCAATCTGGTGCAGCCTGAAGACGGTTACGTATCCATGTCCGAATACCACCGCCAGATGTTGATGCTCGACTATCTTCACAGCGTCTATCCACACGTACACATCGCCCTCCACGCTGGTGAGATCGCCCTGGGACTCGTCCCGCCCGATGGCCTTCGCTTCCACATTCGCGAGGCAGTCGATCTCGGACATGCCGAGCGCATCGGCCACGGCGTCGATGTCATGTACGAGAACGAACCCCAAGCATTGCTAAAGGAGCTAGCCGAGCGTCACATCATGGTGGAGATTAATCTCACCTCAAATGACGTAATCCTAGGCGTCTCCGCGCCCTGGCATCCTCTGCCAAATTACCGTGCCGCCGGCGTGCCGGTCGCACTCTCTACTGACGACGAAGGCGTCTCTCGTATCGATCTCACCCACGAATACACTCGCGCTGCTATCGAATTCGACCTCTCCTACCTTGATCTCAAGAGCTCCGCTCGCACCGGTCTCGAGCACAGCTTCCTACCTGGGGCGAGCCTCTGGCAGCAACCGGATAAATTCACGCAGGCAGTCTCTGCCTGCTTGGGTCAGCCTCTAGGCTCTCCCAACCCTACTTCAAAATGCTTGAGTTTCCTGCAATCCAGCGAAAAGGCCGCTCAACAGTGGGAGCTTGAACACCGCTACGATCTCTTCGAGTCCAGCCTTCCCTAG
- a CDS encoding tyrosine-type recombinase/integrase, with protein sequence MVHRLRWSDVLYREELIAVRAKLKKGKERYVPMTSELAEEIRRYPAVIGEDRIFPPTRGDKSGRQRLEGSFEDVLTRAQIRNFWLHDLRHTFAS encoded by the coding sequence GTGGTTCATCGCCTCCGCTGGTCGGACGTGCTGTACCGCGAAGAGCTGATTGCAGTGAGAGCAAAGTTGAAAAAAGGTAAGGAACGTTACGTGCCAATGACGTCAGAGCTGGCTGAAGAGATTCGGCGGTACCCTGCGGTGATCGGTGAAGATCGCATCTTCCCGCCAACACGGGGTGACAAGAGTGGAAGGCAAAGACTGGAAGGGAGCTTCGAGGATGTACTCACACGAGCCCAGATTCGAAACTTCTGGCTCCACGATCTGCGCCACACCTTTGCGTCCTGA
- a CDS encoding response regulator transcription factor: protein MSNVMVADDDPLIVSALSAMFDEAGYTVRTAADGFAALTSIEEQVPDILISDLNMPRMSGFELLSIVRRRFPSIAVIAMSGAYSGAAVPPGIAADAFYAKGSSEGNRFAEILYALKDDSTRRSLRVAAPIWIPGVPVGEDGIATIAVACPECLRTFPHNLRNADFLYAERCCPHCHRAVRLAIVRPAANMDQTGVGTPARTVRITLPPYVR from the coding sequence ATGAGCAACGTTATGGTGGCCGATGATGACCCCCTAATCGTCAGCGCGCTATCGGCAATGTTTGATGAGGCGGGTTATACCGTTCGGACAGCTGCAGATGGGTTCGCAGCACTTACGTCGATAGAAGAGCAGGTTCCGGATATTCTCATATCCGACCTCAATATGCCCCGTATGTCCGGATTTGAACTGCTATCGATTGTGCGTCGGCGATTTCCTTCGATCGCCGTCATCGCGATGAGCGGAGCGTATTCAGGAGCGGCTGTTCCTCCAGGAATTGCAGCCGACGCTTTTTATGCCAAAGGCTCAAGTGAAGGAAATCGATTTGCCGAGATTCTATATGCGCTCAAGGATGATTCTACGCGCCGCTCCTTACGTGTCGCCGCACCAATATGGATACCTGGTGTGCCGGTCGGGGAAGACGGTATCGCGACTATTGCGGTTGCGTGTCCAGAGTGTTTGAGGACCTTTCCTCATAACCTCCGCAATGCAGATTTCTTGTATGCTGAGCGTTGTTGCCCCCACTGCCACCGTGCGGTGCGACTCGCGATCGTCCGGCCAGCAGCGAATATGGATCAAACGGGCGTTGGGACACCAGCTAGGACGGTGCGGATCACTTTGCCTCCATATGTACGCTGA
- a CDS encoding sensor histidine kinase: MPLTDANNLAEDTSGFFWAGSDTALLRWRPGSSKVYRPAALRSNQGIQGVEALAAAADGSVWVGIEVPGHEGGLQHMVAGVLRPFVIPKLNGETLDVDDLLIDRQGNLWVGTESQGVYRIHGTDVDHFGSADGLSSDHVNRFFEDREGNLWVSTAKGIDMFRDLRVISVSRREGLTEDAVESVLAARDGTVWIGSNRLQALRPDGVVTEPEKGLPGYQVTSLLEDHTGRLWVGSDNSLWVYEGGKFTSIKRQDGRAFGMVMGMKEDSDHNVWVESRGPPATLIRIQDLRVREEFPAPPMPIARKVALDPQSGIWLGLMSGDLARFRSGKTEIFTFADHPNTRVKALFAAPDGSILGGTEFGVVGWKNGRQQILSVRNGLPCNDINGLISDDQDDLWLYTGCGLIEISKDEVKRWWDEPEGKLKMRVFDVLDGVQTGIGHFNTSAKTPDGRLWFASGSVLQTVDPAHMAGNTVPPPVHIDGIVADRKSYSAQDGLRLPALTRDLQIDYTALSFTAPKKVRFRYMLEGHDKDWQEPGTRRQAFYNDLRPGHYRFRVIACNNDGVWNETGASLNFSIAPAYYQTMWFRVLCGAAFLLLLWALYQLRLRQLRHQITIGLEARVNERTRVARELHDTLLQSFQGALFQIQAARNMLLRRADNAMPVLDEAIHAAEAGISEGRVAIQDLRPDPVGQRSLSELLEATGHELAGEQELDGHSPEFRVIVEGKEQNLSLTVQEEVYKISREAIRNAFQHAAASHIEVEIRYDEDRFRLRIRDDGKGIDPTILKAGGQAGHWGLQGMRERAQRIGSRLEFWGEMGAGTELELTVPGVVAYENRPNRRRFRLFH, encoded by the coding sequence GTGCCCTTGACGGATGCGAACAATCTCGCGGAGGATACTTCGGGCTTTTTTTGGGCAGGAAGCGATACGGCACTCCTCCGATGGCGGCCGGGATCATCCAAAGTGTATCGACCTGCGGCGTTGAGATCCAATCAGGGGATTCAAGGCGTGGAGGCCCTGGCAGCCGCAGCCGACGGCTCTGTCTGGGTCGGAATAGAGGTGCCCGGCCACGAAGGTGGATTGCAGCACATGGTAGCCGGCGTTTTGAGGCCGTTTGTCATCCCAAAACTAAACGGCGAGACACTGGATGTCGATGACCTTTTGATCGATCGCCAGGGAAATCTCTGGGTCGGGACAGAGAGTCAGGGCGTCTATCGAATTCACGGTACTGACGTCGATCATTTTGGAAGTGCGGACGGCCTGTCCAGCGATCACGTAAACCGCTTCTTTGAGGATCGAGAGGGTAACTTGTGGGTCTCTACCGCGAAGGGCATCGATATGTTCCGCGACCTCCGCGTGATCAGCGTCTCCAGGCGCGAAGGGCTTACCGAAGATGCAGTCGAGTCCGTTCTGGCTGCGCGGGACGGTACCGTCTGGATCGGATCGAACCGACTGCAGGCTCTTCGCCCGGATGGCGTGGTGACTGAGCCTGAAAAAGGCTTGCCGGGATATCAAGTTACTTCCCTCCTTGAAGATCACACCGGCCGTTTGTGGGTGGGATCGGATAATTCGCTGTGGGTCTATGAGGGTGGGAAGTTCACCTCGATCAAGAGACAGGACGGCAGAGCGTTCGGGATGGTCATGGGGATGAAGGAAGACTCTGACCACAATGTCTGGGTCGAGTCTCGCGGGCCGCCCGCGACGCTAATCCGCATTCAGGATCTGAGGGTTCGTGAGGAGTTCCCGGCACCGCCGATGCCGATAGCACGCAAGGTTGCGCTCGACCCGCAGAGCGGGATCTGGCTGGGCCTGATGAGTGGTGACCTGGCGCGTTTTCGATCGGGCAAGACGGAGATATTTACCTTTGCCGACCATCCAAATACACGAGTCAAGGCGCTTTTTGCGGCGCCTGACGGATCGATACTGGGAGGGACCGAGTTCGGAGTGGTGGGATGGAAGAACGGGCGGCAACAGATTCTTAGTGTCCGTAATGGCCTGCCTTGCAACGATATCAACGGGCTTATTTCGGACGATCAAGATGACCTTTGGCTTTACACGGGATGCGGCCTGATCGAGATTTCAAAGGATGAAGTGAAGCGGTGGTGGGACGAGCCTGAAGGAAAGCTGAAGATGAGAGTCTTCGATGTGCTGGACGGCGTGCAAACGGGGATAGGCCACTTCAATACGAGTGCAAAGACGCCTGACGGCCGATTGTGGTTTGCCAGCGGTAGTGTGCTACAGACGGTCGATCCGGCACATATGGCCGGGAACACTGTGCCGCCACCGGTGCATATCGACGGCATCGTTGCGGATCGGAAGAGCTACTCGGCGCAGGACGGGCTCAGACTGCCAGCGCTAACACGTGATCTTCAGATCGACTACACAGCGCTTAGCTTTACTGCGCCGAAGAAGGTGCGGTTTCGCTACATGCTGGAGGGACACGACAAAGATTGGCAGGAACCGGGAACGCGACGCCAGGCTTTTTACAACGATCTGCGTCCCGGTCATTATCGATTCCGTGTGATCGCGTGCAATAACGACGGAGTGTGGAACGAGACCGGGGCGTCTCTGAATTTCTCGATCGCTCCGGCGTATTACCAGACGATGTGGTTCCGGGTTTTGTGCGGGGCAGCGTTTCTTCTTTTGCTGTGGGCTTTGTACCAGCTCCGCCTGCGGCAACTACGGCACCAAATTACGATCGGGCTGGAGGCGCGGGTGAATGAGCGAACGCGGGTCGCTCGAGAGTTGCACGACACACTGCTGCAAAGTTTCCAGGGGGCGCTTTTCCAGATTCAGGCGGCCCGCAACATGCTGCTACGAAGAGCGGACAATGCGATGCCAGTACTGGATGAGGCAATCCATGCAGCTGAAGCGGGTATCAGCGAGGGGCGTGTAGCGATTCAGGATCTGCGTCCGGACCCGGTGGGGCAGCGCAGCCTTTCGGAGTTGCTGGAGGCGACCGGGCATGAGCTGGCCGGAGAGCAGGAACTCGACGGGCATTCCCCTGAGTTCCGGGTAATTGTCGAAGGAAAGGAACAGAACCTGTCCCTGACGGTTCAGGAGGAGGTCTACAAGATCTCCCGCGAGGCAATTCGGAATGCGTTTCAGCACGCCGCTGCCAGCCATATCGAGGTCGAGATCCGTTACGATGAAGATCGGTTTCGACTGCGTATCCGAGATGATGGCAAGGGAATCGACCCGACGATCCTGAAGGCCGGCGGGCAAGCTGGACACTGGGGACTACAGGGCATGCGCGAGCGCGCTCAGCGGATCGGTTCACGCCTGGAGTTTTGGGGCGAGATGGGTGCGGGCACAGAGCTGGAATTGACTGTCCCCGGGGTGGTGGCGTACGAGAATCGTCCGAACCGACGTCGATTTCGTTTATTCCATTAG
- a CDS encoding response regulator, translated as MSNVPGMIRILAVDDHPLLRKGIAAVVNAEPDLKLVAEASSGEDAIEKFRAHRPDVTLMDLQMPGLNGIEAMNRILSEFPDARIIVLTTYSGDAQVLRALRAGAKAYLLKGHDRELLETIHLVMEGRKRIPPEVAAELAEHATDDELSDREIEVLKLIAAGNSNKRIADLLSIAEATVKSRVTNILSKLYASDRAHAVTIGLKRGIIEL; from the coding sequence ATGAGTAACGTTCCTGGCATGATCCGAATTCTCGCGGTGGACGATCACCCTCTTCTTCGCAAGGGCATTGCGGCCGTGGTGAATGCGGAGCCTGACCTGAAGTTGGTCGCGGAGGCCTCCAGCGGCGAAGATGCCATCGAGAAGTTTCGCGCTCATCGTCCAGATGTGACCCTGATGGATCTCCAGATGCCTGGCCTCAACGGAATTGAGGCGATGAACCGTATTCTGAGTGAGTTCCCTGACGCACGGATTATTGTCCTTACGACCTACAGCGGCGATGCTCAAGTGCTGCGCGCCCTGCGCGCGGGGGCCAAGGCTTACCTCTTGAAAGGGCATGATCGAGAGCTGCTCGAAACGATTCATTTGGTAATGGAGGGGCGAAAGAGGATACCTCCTGAGGTCGCCGCCGAACTGGCCGAACACGCCACGGATGACGAGTTGAGCGATCGCGAGATCGAGGTTTTGAAGCTGATTGCTGCGGGGAATTCCAACAAGCGGATCGCCGACCTACTCTCAATCGCTGAGGCGACGGTCAAGAGCCGTGTCACGAACATCCTTTCCAAGCTCTATGCCAGCGATCGAGCGCACGCCGTCACGATTGGCCTCAAGCGCGGAATTATTGAACTCTAG